AGTATGACATCGTCGTATCGCTCTGGGGTGCTGACTACAACGACCCGATGACGTTCCTTGACATGTGGGTGACCAAAGGCGAATTCAATGAATGTGACTGGTCGAACGCCCAGTATGACCAGTTGATCAAGGCGGCACAAACGGAAACCGACCGCGCGAAGCGTGCAAAATTGCTGGTGGATGCCGAAAAGATTTTGATGGATGAAATGCCGATCGGTCCGATGTACTTCCGCAACCTTGTGTATCTGAAGAAGACGAAGGTTGACGGATTGATTCTGCCGGTATACGGCGAAGAATGGGAATTGAAATGGACCTCGATTAAGTAACCGAATTTGGCAACCGATAAAAGTGTGAGAGAAAGGGACCGTTCTTGGGCCTTAGATAAAAGAACGGTCCCTTTCAAACTGGACTCTTACTGTTTCTCGTCAAGATTTTCTTTTTTCAGTGGCGGAGGTAACCAATCTATCAAAAATGGGGGTGTCAATGTGCTGCGGTACGTTCTTCGCCGGTTCTTCTATATGCTGGTAACGATTTGGTTGATCGTAACCGTTACGTTTGTTATGATGCATAACTTGCCAGGCGATCCGTTTGAGAATTCCGAGCGGATGACAGAGCAACAAAAAACGATTTTGAAACAACAATACGGTTTGGACAAGCCACTTTGGGAACAGTATGTACAGTATTTAGGTGACGTTGCAAAAGGGGATCTGGGCGTTTCGTTCGCTTTCCCTACCCGAAAAGTAACCGAAATCATTGCACAGGGATTTCCGAATTCACTTGAACTTGGGATCTGGTCGATCAGTCTGGCTGTGATATTTGGATTGACTTTAGGGATCTTGGCTTCGTTGAACCACGGGAAAGCTTTGGATTACATCGCGATGTTTACGGCTGTCCTGGGAGTATCGATTCCTTCGTTTGTGTTGGCTCCTCTGTTGTCATATTTCGTGGGAGTCAAACTTGAGTGGCTGCCAGCCGGTCTTTGGTACGGTCCGGAGCACCGAATTCTCCCTTCGATCGCTCTTTCTTTTTATACATTGGCGATTGTGGCCCGTATGATGAGGACATCGATGTTGGATGTGCTGCACCAGGATTATATCAAGACTGCAAAGTCGAAAGGGCTTTCCCAGTTTTCGATCGTCCTCAAGCACACCGTTCGAAATGCGATTTTGCCGGTCGTTACGATCTTGGGGCCGATTTTTGTCAATATTATCACGGGCACGCTTGTGGTTGAACAAGTCTTCTCGATTCCCGGATTGGGCAAGCACTTTGTACAGTCCGTTTATTCGAACGATTATACGATGATTGCCGGTCTGACGATCTTTTATTCAGTCATCCTGATTGTTATCATGTTCCTGACGGACATCGTTTACGGCATCATCGATCCGCGAATTCGTTTGGCAAAAGGGAGGGGTTAACCGATGCAAACGATGACAAACGACAAATTTCAGCCCATTCCCAAAGCTTCTTTGGCAAAGGACGCGATAGTCCGTCCGTCGCTGACCTACTGGCAGGACGCTTGGCGTCGCCTGAAAAAGAACCGGTTGGCGATGGCCGGGCTTACCATATTGTTAATTCTCTCGTTGTTTGCGATTTTCGCTCCGTTGTTTTCCCAATACGATTATGCCACCCAAAACTTGCAAGAACGAAACCTCTGGCCCTCCTCCCAACACTGGTTTGGGACCGATGAATTCGGCAGGGATCTGTGGGTTCGTGTGTGGTGGGGAACCCGAATCTCTTTGTTCATTGGAATTATGGCCGCCACACTGGATTTGATTTTTGGTGTTCTCTATGGAGGAATATCCGCTTATTACGGCGGAAAAGTGGACGACGTGATGCAGCGGATTATCGAGATCATTTACTCGATTCCGTTTTTGATGGTCACCATTTTGATGATCATGATGATTGGTCCGGGGGTTTGGACAATCATTATCGCGTACGCGGTCACCGGTTGGGTGGGGATGGCACGCTTGGTGCGCGGACAAGTCCTATCACTTAAGGAACAGGAGTTTGTGCTGGCCGCTCGCACTCTGGGAGCCAGTTCATCGCGCATTATCTTGAAGCATTTGATTCCCAATGCGCTTGGCATCATCATCGTCAACATCACATTTGTTGTTCCGAATGCCATTTTTGTGGAAGCTTTTCTGAGCTTTATCGGTCTGG
The DNA window shown above is from Effusibacillus pohliae DSM 22757 and carries:
- a CDS encoding ABC transporter permease; the encoded protein is MLRYVLRRFFYMLVTIWLIVTVTFVMMHNLPGDPFENSERMTEQQKTILKQQYGLDKPLWEQYVQYLGDVAKGDLGVSFAFPTRKVTEIIAQGFPNSLELGIWSISLAVIFGLTLGILASLNHGKALDYIAMFTAVLGVSIPSFVLAPLLSYFVGVKLEWLPAGLWYGPEHRILPSIALSFYTLAIVARMMRTSMLDVLHQDYIKTAKSKGLSQFSIVLKHTVRNAILPVVTILGPIFVNIITGTLVVEQVFSIPGLGKHFVQSVYSNDYTMIAGLTIFYSVILIVIMFLTDIVYGIIDPRIRLAKGRG
- a CDS encoding ABC transporter permease, producing the protein MQTMTNDKFQPIPKASLAKDAIVRPSLTYWQDAWRRLKKNRLAMAGLTILLILSLFAIFAPLFSQYDYATQNLQERNLWPSSQHWFGTDEFGRDLWVRVWWGTRISLFIGIMAATLDLIFGVLYGGISAYYGGKVDDVMQRIIEIIYSIPFLMVTILMIMMIGPGVWTIIIAYAVTGWVGMARLVRGQVLSLKEQEFVLAARTLGASSSRIILKHLIPNALGIIIVNITFVVPNAIFVEAFLSFIGLGIRPPLASLGTLLSDGVNVMRSFPYRVLIPTAVFSLILLSFNLLGDGLRDALDPKMRK